In Providencia alcalifaciens, the sequence TGTGAAGGGAGTTTAGATGTTCTTATCGAATATTTACCCTGTAACCCGCATTCCCATCAATACCTCTCACAGATTCAAACAGCACTGCTCGGTTATACCGCCATCATCAAAAAATTGACGTTACCCCAGCGAAGTGAAATCACGACGGTGCCAAACTCACAGCATCCCACGCATATTGAGCGCAATGGCGATGAAATCCAATTTTATATCATGGCGCCACCCAAGCTAATCGTTGCGGGTATTTCCAATGTCGGCGTCTACTGTGCTAATTTTGCAGTCACATTAGGCTTTGAAGTGATTATTTGTGAGCATCGCGATGACGAATTGTTGCGCTTTGCTGGGCAAATTACAGAACAAGTTGAGATTAAAAAAATATTCCCCGCACGCTTTTTAGAAGAGAATCCAAGCGCATCCAATACCGCTATTGTGTCTTTGACTCACGACCCTCGCATTGATGATTTAACATTAATGGAAGCAGTGAATACATCTGCATTTTATATTGGCGCAATGGGCTCAACCCGAACAAGTGCTAAGCGCCGAGAGCGTTTGTTAAATTCAGGGGGATTAACGCTTGAAATGCTAGACCAGATCCATGCGCCTATCGGTATTCCAATTGGCAGTAAAACGCCACCAGAGATTGCGTTAGCGATTATGGCGGACATAGTGGCGCATAAGAATGGGCGGGGTTAATACTATAGTGAATCATTAGTCCTATTATGATGGGATCATATTTTGAATGAACAATTTAGGATAAGACTTGTTCATCGATTCTGATAAATCGATTATTCTAGACTATTCGCTAAAATCGATCCTGCAGGGAGGTTGTAATGTGGTATATCCATCCGACTCGGGCTCAATACACATTACTGTCACAGTACCTTTCTCCTCTAGAAGCAAGAATAGATGCGGGTTTGCTCAACTCTGAAGGAATTGATTCTCTATTATTAGACGAAAACATAGTCTGGAATAACCAAATGTATGCCCAAGCTATTGGTGGCGTTAAATTATTGGTACCAAAATGCGAGTTAGAGAATGCATTAAATGTCTTGGATAAACTGTACCAAGGTAAATTTGCGATCACAGATGAAGGTGAGGATGAGGAAGCTAAACCTAAAATCACGCAAAAAAATGGCGTTACCGACTATATGAATATGTTACTGGTCTTTTTGCTTTTTTTTGTTACTGGATTGGCATTACCAATTCAAAGAGATGAGAGTAAAAACTAAGAAAATCAGTATTTTTTAACATGTGAAGGGATTTACCATGCAATCAAAACTAATTTATCAATGGAAATATAAAAGACGAGCAAGACTATCTTTCCTAGGTGCGGAAATTTTTTGGATAATCGTTCTGAGTATCATTCAGGTATTAGTCTATCAATGGTATTTGGATTCACATCCTGAAGATGTTGAATTAGTGTTTAAAAGTAATTTTTATTATCAATTTTCTTTTAGCTTGTTTGGGCTAATGGAAGTAGTATCGGCGGTTGTTCAAATATATATTTTCTCTCTTATTCTTACGCAACGAATTCGGGATATTGGCATTAAATATCCATTGATCATTGCTCTTGCCTTTACATGTTCATCATTGTTTATCACGCCACTAACGTTTATCAATCAGTCTAGTTTCTTGATGATTTTTATGGCTATTCAACTCATTTTTTCGTTGATTGTTTTATTTACGCCATCTGCGCGAGAAACGAAATCGAGTGTGAAAAATGATGTGATTTAGTGAAGCCAGTATAGGTGACTTATCTCATTTACTATCGAAAGGAGTTAAGAATTGAGTAAAGCTGGTATTCAGTCTAATAGGGGGGATGGGTATCAAACGTTAGTAGCGTTTGACTGGGCTTTGACAGTGCTATCTGATCCTAACTATCAATGGGTAGAGACGGATTCAGTTAGGTGGCTAGTTGATGACGTTGTGATAGGACGGGCTGATGGTACAAAAATTTGTTGTCAGTGCAAAAAAAATCAAAAAACATTTCGGGCATGGTCATTCTCCGACCTTAATGATGAGCTAGATAAAGCCATTAAAACGCTTATACAAGATCCTTCTACGACAGTTAGATTCTACTCTCGTACCCCTTTTGGTGAGCTAGCTTTATTACAAGAGTTTAGTAATAATTTTCCTGATGCATATGCTTATCATGCTGCTTTAAAAGAGATAAAGGTACACAAGGCGATTGATAGAAAGCTTAGTGAACTAATTAAAAAAACATCTTCTGATTTTAATAGTTACGAGTTTTTATCTAGAACCCAATTTATTACTAGTGATATTCATGAGCGGATGAGAGAAGCTCTGGAAGAGCGCTTGCAATATTTGGTGAGTAATTCTATTTCTGCTTTTAATTCACTTTGGACTTGTCTTGATTATCAAGGAATGAGGGTTAATGATACACAAGATAATAAACTATCATCTAGCTCTCGTTTAACGAAAGCTGACCTTATAAATCTCCTTTCTCAGTCAGGTTGTATTATTTCTCCTCCGATAGACATTCAATCTACCTTTAATTCATTTAGAAAAACATCATCCATTGGTCGTTCATGGCAACGAGATATTGGTGGCCACCGTATTGATACACTTTTGGTTGGTGAATTAATTGAAGCTATCAAAAGTAAAAGCCATTCCATATTAGTGACTGGGGGGCCAGGGTCAGGGAAAACCTGTATTCTACTTGAATTGCAGGAGAAATTAGAACAATTGGTGCAATCTGATAGCGCTATGTTACCGCTATTCATTCAATCGCGAGAGTTTGCTGATTTAGAAACTGCACAGGAACGACAATCTCTAGGACTAGATGAGCAATGGATTGAAAAGATTGCGCGTGTAGCTGACAGCTATCATGTAATAGTCACAATTGATTCACTTGATGTACTTGCTATAGCTCGAGAACATACGGTGCTAACGTATTTTTTAGCGCAAATAGATCAGCTATTATTAATTCCAAATGTTACTGTTATTACGGCTTGTAGAGAGTTTGATAGACATTACGATAGACGTATATCTCAGCGTTCATGGAATAAAGAGTTTAAGTGCCAAGTATTAGATTGGGAAAGCGAAATCATGCCGTTGCTTGGAAAGCTCTCAATCGATTCATCAGCTATTGATAATACAACTCGACATTTAATTAGCAATCCACGTGAGTTAGCTCTATTTATAAATCTTGCTCAAAGAGGCGGCAGTTTTAATATAGTGACTAGCCAAGCGCTAGCTCAACGCTATGTTGATTCGATTATGTTAACGAATCCATCGTTAGGTGATGAAGGGAAAATAGCACTTGAAAATATGGCTACAGAGATGTTAAGGCTTCGTAGCTTGTCGATACCAACCCAGCGATTTACAGCTTCAGATGACATTCGTAGAGTACTGCTTAGTCATAATGTTTTACATGAAACTGAGGGTAATAAATTAACATTTGGGCATCAAACACTACTTGATGTACTAGTTATTAGTAGGGCAGTTCGTCATGGATTAACTTTAAATGATTTTATAAAGACTCTTCCTCCAGTACCGTTTGTCCGCCCATCTATTCGTAGCTTTATTGCACAGCTTGTTACAGAGGAAAGACAAGAGTTTAGAAAACAGCTACGGACAGTGCTTACCGGAACTTATGCTTTTCATTTACGTCGCCTAGTCGCTGAGTGTTTTGCTGAACAATTACCTCAAGATGATGATTGGCCAATGTTACGTGATTTACGTAATACGCATCGAG encodes:
- a CDS encoding XdhC family protein, with the protein product MLREDVSVITQAMKWATDEPVWLCTVLNTYGSSPRSPGSLLVAKGDGMYVGSLSGGCIEEDFLQRIQQGHYLKDSQVVRYGQGGVEAKVNLPCEGSLDVLIEYLPCNPHSHQYLSQIQTALLGYTAIIKKLTLPQRSEITTVPNSQHPTHIERNGDEIQFYIMAPPKLIVAGISNVGVYCANFAVTLGFEVIICEHRDDELLRFAGQITEQVEIKKIFPARFLEENPSASNTAIVSLTHDPRIDDLTLMEAVNTSAFYIGAMGSTRTSAKRRERLLNSGGLTLEMLDQIHAPIGIPIGSKTPPEIALAIMADIVAHKNGRG